A single Candidatus Polarisedimenticolia bacterium DNA region contains:
- the prfA gene encoding peptide chain release factor 1, whose protein sequence is MFEKLNAMERQYEDLSRRMSDADAMKDKARYLADAKIYADLERVVEAYRDFKGIEEEILENEKILRGGDPELRQLATEERETLQRRRETLLEELKVLLVPKDPNDEKNVILEVRAGTGGEEAALFAQELFRMYSRYVERKGWKLEVLDLSESPLGGIREVIATIDGKSAFSRLRFESGVHRVQRVPKTEASGRIHTSTATVAVLPEAEEVEVDIQEKDLRIDRFCSTGPGGQSVNTTYSAIRITHLPSGLVVQCQDEKSQHKNKAKALRVLRSRLMDIARHEQHESIAKDRRTQIGTGDRSEKIRTYNFPQSRVSDHRVNETIHQIESFMDGNLDPLLDPLVAHFQAERLKAETASPSSAAASRA, encoded by the coding sequence ATGTTCGAGAAGCTGAACGCCATGGAACGGCAGTACGAGGACTTGTCCCGCCGCATGAGCGACGCCGACGCGATGAAGGACAAAGCGCGCTACCTCGCCGACGCGAAGATCTACGCCGACCTCGAGCGGGTGGTCGAGGCCTACCGCGACTTCAAGGGGATCGAAGAGGAGATCCTGGAAAACGAGAAGATCCTGCGGGGCGGAGATCCCGAGCTGCGCCAGCTCGCCACCGAGGAGCGCGAGACGCTGCAGCGGCGGCGCGAAACCCTGCTGGAAGAGCTCAAGGTCCTGCTCGTGCCCAAGGATCCGAACGACGAGAAGAACGTCATCCTGGAGGTGCGCGCCGGCACGGGCGGCGAGGAGGCGGCTCTGTTCGCCCAGGAGCTGTTCCGGATGTACAGCCGGTACGTCGAGCGCAAGGGGTGGAAGCTGGAGGTCCTCGACCTGAGCGAGTCGCCGCTCGGCGGGATCCGTGAGGTGATCGCCACCATCGACGGCAAGAGCGCCTTTTCCCGGCTGCGGTTCGAGAGCGGCGTTCATCGGGTGCAGCGCGTCCCAAAGACCGAGGCCTCGGGCCGCATCCATACCTCCACGGCGACGGTGGCGGTCCTCCCCGAGGCGGAGGAGGTGGAGGTCGACATCCAGGAGAAAGACCTCCGGATCGACCGCTTCTGCTCCACCGGCCCGGGCGGCCAGAGCGTCAACACCACCTATTCCGCCATCCGCATCACCCATCTGCCCAGCGGGCTGGTGGTGCAGTGCCAGGACGAGAAGTCGCAGCACAAAAACAAGGCCAAGGCCTTGCGCGTGCTGCGCTCCCGCCTGATGGACATCGCCCGGCACGAGCAGCACGAGTCGATCGCCAAGGACCGGCGCACGCAGATCGGCACGGGCGATCGGTCGGAGAAGATCCGCACCTACAACTTTCCCCAGAGCCGTGTCTCGGATCACCGTGTCAACGAGACGATTCATCAGATCGAATCGTTCATGGACGGCAACCTCGACCCGCTGCTCGACCCGCTGGTGGCCCACTTCCAGGCGGAGCGCCTGAAGGCCGAGACCGCCTCGCCTTCCTCGGCCGCCGCCTCCCGGGCGTGA